From a region of the Manduca sexta isolate Smith_Timp_Sample1 chromosome 19, JHU_Msex_v1.0, whole genome shotgun sequence genome:
- the LOC115445635 gene encoding protein sarah, protein MAHKEDDDSFQEGDVYINPEDGMPNIHPNIANLEQENDTQEEVDEFDDLPKSVIVTNIHSAIFADEKLKKEMEDLFRTFSDNITFQWLRSFKRLRVNYDNPLAAANARVQLHQYQFHNSCINCYFAQPVTPVSLKNLRPPAPVKQFLISPPSSPPVGWEPREEGEPIVNHDLLAALASLAPGESHELHAPTPTQPAIVVHTAISDTSASPLTQKIPHTRCPDY, encoded by the coding sequence ATGGCACACAAAGAGGACGACGACTCCTTTCAAGAGGGCGACGTTTATATTAACCCAGAAGATGGAATGCCTAATATTCACCCCAATATCGCCAATTTAGAACAAGAAAACGACACCCAGGAGGAGGTTGACGAGTTCGATGATTTACCCAAGTCTGTTATAGTGACGAATATCCATAGCGCTATATTCGCTGACGAGAAGCTGAAAAAAGAAATGGAAGATTTGTTTCGTACTTTCTCAGACAACATAACGTTTCAGTGGCTCCGTAGTTTCAAACGTTTACGTGTGAATTATGACAATCCGCTAGCAGCGGCTAATGCTCGCGTGCAACTACACCAGTATCAGTTCCATAACTCATGCATCAATTGTTACTTCGCGCAACCCGTGACGCCGGTTTCGTTGAAAAATCTCCGACCGCCTGCGCCTGTCAAACAATTCTTGATCTCTCCACCGTCTAGTCCTCCAGTGGGATGGGAGCCCCGTGAAGAGGGTGAACCTATAGTGAATCATGATCTTTTGGCAGCGCTGGCTAGCCTGGCTCCAGGAGAAAGTCATGAACTCCATGCACCCACACCTACTCAACCTGCTATTGTTGTGCACACTGCCATATCAGATACATCAGCATCACCACTCACCCAAAAAATTCCTCATACCCGTTGTCCCGATTATTGA
- the LOC115445632 gene encoding organic cation transporter protein isoform X1 translates to MESFGNRTRQRTNLTIMDKDRAMEEMMAKLGDFGRYQCFQFILHILAAMTAGMHMLSLVTVAAVPDHRCWIDGVDTNETVAAWNSTGILDAIPKTASGGLHNCLMYQNNETVTCTQWVFDTTYRSSSRSMEWNLVCEKRWMGSLAQTVYMLGVFTGAVTLGGMADKYGRKTIFCWSGVLQLIFGVLVAFIPEYWSFLAIRFLYGVFGSAGSYITGFVLTMEIVGPSKRTACGVAFQAAFAGGIMLVAGWGALIDNRQLLQVIYGLHSLLLIPHIWIMDESPRWLWAQGRAKESVDIIEKALKCNRSEDTLDRAELVSRGKVEASKGAEAPSAGTTDLFKTPNLRNKTLNVCFCWFANSIAYYGLTLSTGKLEGNPYLITAILGFVELPSYAAVIYFLDVWGRRPLICSMMLIGGAACVVATFLPAGTTISTATVIAGKLFIAGSFAIIYNYSAELFPTVVRNSALGLGSMCARLSGALTPLITLLDSFNPKIPAVTFGVVAILSGFLCFFLPETMNQPMPQTLADGEKFGKGDTLFTSCLGKKQRDNDTEDDKIPEAMVPLDDISKKA, encoded by the exons GGGACTTCGGGCGCTATCAATGTTTCCAGTTCATACTACACATCCTGGCCGCGATGACAGCTGGCATGCACATGTTGTCTCTGGTGACGGTTGCTGCAGTGCCCGATCATAG GTGCTGGATCGACGGAGTTGATACAAACGAAACAGTTGCGGCTTGGAATTCTACGGGGATATTGGATGCAATTCCTAAAACAGCATCAGGAGGTTTACACAATTGTCTCATGTACCAAAACAATGAGACTGTCACTTGTACTCAGTGGGTATTTGATACTACCTACAGATCATCGTCGCGCTCTATGGAGTGGAATTTAGTGTGTGAGAAGAGATGGATGGGATCCTTAGCACAAACTGTTTATATGTTGGGAGTATTTACCGGGGCGGTAACACTAGGAGGCATGGCTGATAAATATGGCAGAAAAACAATTTTCTGTTGGTCGGGAGTACTACAGTTAATCTTTGGCGTCCTAGTTGCATTCATTCCTGAATATTGGTCGTTTTTAGCTATTCGATTTTTATATGGCGTTTTCGGTTCAGCTGGATCTTATATCACTGGTTTCGTGTTGACTATGGAAATTGTAGGACCGAGTAAAAGAACTGCATGCGGTGTAGCTTTTCAAGCagcttttgctggtggtatcaTGTTGGTAGCTGGATGGGGGGCTTTGATTGATAATAGACAACTTCTTCAAGTCATATATGGACTACACAGTCTTCTACTAATCCCACACATTTGGATAATGGATGAATCACCTCGCTGGTTATGGGCACAAGGACGGGCTAAAGAATCGGTTGATATAATCGAAAAGGCTTTAAAATGCAACAGATCAGAGGATACTTTAGATAGAGCAGAATTAGTTTCAAGAGGAAAGGTTGAAGCTTCAAAGGGTGCGGAGGCTCCTTCAGCAGGGACGACAGATTTGTTCAAAACTCCaaatttaagaaacaaaacCCTTAATGTATGCTTTTGTTGGTTTGCTAATTCTATAGCATATTACGGTCTCACTCTCAGTACTGGTAAACTTGAAGGAAATCCTTACTTAATCACTGCGATCTTAGGCTTTGTAGAGTTGCCCAGTTATGCTGcagttatatattttcttgatGTTTGGGGTCGAAGGCCGCTTATATGTTCCATGATGTTAATTGGTGGAGCAGCGTGTGTTGTAGCCACTTTTCTCCCAGCAGGAACTACTATATCCACTGCCACTGTCATAGCAGGTAAACTTTTTATAGCCGGGTCGTTTGCAATTATCTACAATTATTCAGCTGAATTATTTCCAACTGTTGTCCGTAATTCAGCGTTAGGTTTAGGTTCAATGTGCGCCAGGCTCTCGGGTGCCTTAACACCACTCATTACTCTGCTTGATTCATTTAATCCCAAAATACCAGCGGTAACATTTGGAGTAGTAGCTATACTTTCTGGATTTTTATGCTTTTTCTTGCCTGAAACGATGAATCAACCCATGCCCCAAACGTTAGCTGACGGTGAAAAATTTGGAAAAGGCGACACGTTGTTTACAAGTTGCTTAGGAAAGAAACAGCGTGATAATGATACCGAAGATGACAAGATTCCTGAAGCAATGGTTCCTTTAGATGACATATCTAAGAAAGCGTGA
- the LOC115445632 gene encoding organic cation transporter protein isoform X3: MDKDRAMEEMMAKLGDFGRYQCFQFILHILAAMTAGMHMLSLVTVAAVPDHRCWIDGVDTNETVAAWNSTGILDAIPKTASGGLHNCLMYQNNETVTCTQWVFDTTYRSSSRSMEWNLVCEKRWMGSLAQTVYMLGVFTGAVTLGGMADKYGRKTIFCWSGVLQLIFGVLVAFIPEYWSFLAIRFLYGVFGSAGSYITGFVLTMEIVGPSKRTACGVAFQAAFAGGIMLVAGWGALIDNRQLLQVIYGLHSLLLIPHIWIMDESPRWLWAQGRAKESVDIIEKALKCNRSEDTLDRAELVSRGKVEASKGAEAPSAGTTDLFKTPNLRNKTLNVCFCWFANSIAYYGLTLSTGKLEGNPYLITAILGFVELPSYAAVIYFLDVWGRRPLICSMMLIGGAACVVATFLPAGTTISTATVIAGKLFIAGSFAIIYNYSAELFPTVVRNSALGLGSMCARLSGALTPLITLLDSFNPKIPAVTFGVVAILSGFLCFFLPETMNQPMPQTLADGEKFGKGDTLFTSCLGKKQRDNDTEDDKIPEAMVPLDDISKKA, from the exons GGGACTTCGGGCGCTATCAATGTTTCCAGTTCATACTACACATCCTGGCCGCGATGACAGCTGGCATGCACATGTTGTCTCTGGTGACGGTTGCTGCAGTGCCCGATCATAG GTGCTGGATCGACGGAGTTGATACAAACGAAACAGTTGCGGCTTGGAATTCTACGGGGATATTGGATGCAATTCCTAAAACAGCATCAGGAGGTTTACACAATTGTCTCATGTACCAAAACAATGAGACTGTCACTTGTACTCAGTGGGTATTTGATACTACCTACAGATCATCGTCGCGCTCTATGGAGTGGAATTTAGTGTGTGAGAAGAGATGGATGGGATCCTTAGCACAAACTGTTTATATGTTGGGAGTATTTACCGGGGCGGTAACACTAGGAGGCATGGCTGATAAATATGGCAGAAAAACAATTTTCTGTTGGTCGGGAGTACTACAGTTAATCTTTGGCGTCCTAGTTGCATTCATTCCTGAATATTGGTCGTTTTTAGCTATTCGATTTTTATATGGCGTTTTCGGTTCAGCTGGATCTTATATCACTGGTTTCGTGTTGACTATGGAAATTGTAGGACCGAGTAAAAGAACTGCATGCGGTGTAGCTTTTCAAGCagcttttgctggtggtatcaTGTTGGTAGCTGGATGGGGGGCTTTGATTGATAATAGACAACTTCTTCAAGTCATATATGGACTACACAGTCTTCTACTAATCCCACACATTTGGATAATGGATGAATCACCTCGCTGGTTATGGGCACAAGGACGGGCTAAAGAATCGGTTGATATAATCGAAAAGGCTTTAAAATGCAACAGATCAGAGGATACTTTAGATAGAGCAGAATTAGTTTCAAGAGGAAAGGTTGAAGCTTCAAAGGGTGCGGAGGCTCCTTCAGCAGGGACGACAGATTTGTTCAAAACTCCaaatttaagaaacaaaacCCTTAATGTATGCTTTTGTTGGTTTGCTAATTCTATAGCATATTACGGTCTCACTCTCAGTACTGGTAAACTTGAAGGAAATCCTTACTTAATCACTGCGATCTTAGGCTTTGTAGAGTTGCCCAGTTATGCTGcagttatatattttcttgatGTTTGGGGTCGAAGGCCGCTTATATGTTCCATGATGTTAATTGGTGGAGCAGCGTGTGTTGTAGCCACTTTTCTCCCAGCAGGAACTACTATATCCACTGCCACTGTCATAGCAGGTAAACTTTTTATAGCCGGGTCGTTTGCAATTATCTACAATTATTCAGCTGAATTATTTCCAACTGTTGTCCGTAATTCAGCGTTAGGTTTAGGTTCAATGTGCGCCAGGCTCTCGGGTGCCTTAACACCACTCATTACTCTGCTTGATTCATTTAATCCCAAAATACCAGCGGTAACATTTGGAGTAGTAGCTATACTTTCTGGATTTTTATGCTTTTTCTTGCCTGAAACGATGAATCAACCCATGCCCCAAACGTTAGCTGACGGTGAAAAATTTGGAAAAGGCGACACGTTGTTTACAAGTTGCTTAGGAAAGAAACAGCGTGATAATGATACCGAAGATGACAAGATTCCTGAAGCAATGGTTCCTTTAGATGACATATCTAAGAAAGCGTGA
- the LOC115445632 gene encoding organic cation transporter protein isoform X5 yields MFGDNKTVVECQSWVYDTTFYTSSRGIEWDFVCSRRWMGAAPQTAYMFGVIAGSLIFGRLSDKLGRKTAFVWSGVLQLLLGTAVAFTTNYYTFVAVRFIYGIFGSGSYIAGFVLTMEIVGPSKRTICGVTFQIMFAVGIMLLAGWGYLLDNRFYLQIIYALHAAVLLPHWLIMDESPRWLWSQGRAKESVAIIEKALKMNGVTEPVDTAALVSLCKATNAKFEDEQSAGTGDLFKTPKMLRKTLIICACWFTNSVVYYGLSLNTGKLNGNPFFIIFLMGIVELPAYVIITYFLDRVGHRALISAMMLLGGIACLVIVILPHGSSSTTGIVMVGKLFISGSYSIIYKYSAELFPTVVRSSGVGLGSMCASVSGALTPLINLLDTLNPKIPTIIFGFLALLSGFSTLFLPETVGRSLPQSMDDGEKFGVGDTCFTNCSGRPMTDSVPDIPEAMVPLDSTGKKEKE; encoded by the coding sequence ATGTTCGGAGATAATAAGACGGTAGTGGAGTGCCAGTCTTGGGTTTATGACACGACATTTTACACGTCGTCTCGTGGCATTGAGTGGGATTTCGTATGCAGTAGGCGATGGATGGGTGCTGCCCCACAAACTGCTTATATGTTTGGAGTTATTGCCGGTTCACTAATCTTTGGTCGACTTTCGGATAAACTTGGAAGAAAAACTGCTTTCGTTTGGTCTGGCGTTCTACAGCTTCTGTTGGGCACGGCCGTCGCTTTTACTACTAACTATTACACGTTTGTAGCAGTTAGGTTCATTTATGGTATTTTTGGATCAGGCTCTTATATAGCTGGATTCGTGTTGACAATGGAAATCGTAGGACCCAGCAAGAGAACAATATGCGGTGTCACATTCCAAATTATGTTTGCCGTTGGGATAATGTTACTCGCCGGTTGGGGATATCTTCTAGACAATAGAttctatttacaaattatttatgccTTGCACGCAGCTGTATTACTTCCTCACTGGCTAATAATGGACGAGTCCCCGAGGTGGCTTTGGTCGCAGGGACGTGCTAAAGAATCCGTAGCTATTATTGAGAAAGCCCTTAAAATGAACGGAGTTACGGAGCCGGTAGACACCGCGGCGTTAGTGTCTCTATGTAAAGCAACTAATGCCAAGTTCGAGGACGAACAGTCGGCTGGAACGGGTGACCTCTTCAAAACACCAAAGATGTTAAGGAAAACGCTAATTATTTGCGCATGTTGGTTTACCAATTCAGTGGTATATTATGGCCTTTCTTTAAACACTGGAAAATTAAATGGAAATcctttctttataatattcttaatgGGCATAGTGGAGTTGCCCGCTTATGTTATCATTACATACTTCTTGGATCGCGTTGGTCATAGAGCCCTTATAAGTGCAATGATGTTGTTGGGCGGAATAGCCTGTTTAGTCATAGTCATACTGCCCCATGGATCTTCTTCGACCACTGGAATCGTGATGgttggaaaattatttatatctggCTCATATTCTATAATCTACAAATATTCAGCAGAACTCTTTCCGACTGTAGTTCGCAGTTCGGGTGTAGGCCTTGGAAGTATGTGCGCCAGCGTGTCTGGGGCTCTCACGCCTCTAATCAATTTGTTAGATACCCTCAATCCCAAAATtccaacaattatttttggatttttggcTTTGCTATCAGGATTTTCCACATTGTTCTTGCCTGAGACGGTCGGTCGTAGTTTGCCCCAGTCAATGGATGATGGTGAAAAGTTTGGTGTTGGAGACACATGCTTCACTAATTGTAGTGGTCGGCCAATGACTGACAGTGTTCCAGATATTCCGGAAGCCATGGTGCCACTTGATTCAACAGGAAAGAAAGAGAaagaataa
- the LOC115445632 gene encoding organic cation transporter protein isoform X4 yields the protein MDKDRAMEEMMAKLGDFGRYQCFQFILHILAAMTAGMHMLSLVTVAAVPDHRCFLPGIDSANHTEPWNSSLVLGAIPLTEHGKLDNCRMFGDNKTVVECQSWVYDTTFYTSSRGIEWDFVCSRRWMGAAPQTAYMFGVIAGSLIFGRLSDKLGRKTAFVWSGVLQLLLGTAVAFTTNYYTFVAVRFIYGIFGSGSYIAGFVLTMEIVGPSKRTICGVTFQIMFAVGIMLLAGWGYLLDNRFYLQIIYALHAAVLLPHWLIMDESPRWLWSQGRAKESVAIIEKALKMNGVTEPVDTAALVSLCKATNAKFEDEQSAGTGDLFKTPKMLRKTLIICACWFTNSVVYYGLSLNTGKLNGNPFFIIFLMGIVELPAYVIITYFLDRVGHRALISAMMLLGGIACLVIVILPHGSSSTTGIVMVGKLFISGSYSIIYKYSAELFPTVVRSSGVGLGSMCASVSGALTPLINLLDTLNPKIPTIIFGFLALLSGFSTLFLPETVGRSLPQSMDDGEKFGVGDTCFTNCSGRPMTDSVPDIPEAMVPLDSTGKKEKE from the exons GGGACTTCGGGCGCTATCAATGTTTCCAGTTCATACTACACATCCTGGCCGCGATGACAGCTGGCATGCACATGTTGTCTCTGGTGACGGTTGCTGCAGTGCCCGATCATAG ATGTTTTCTACCCGGAATAGACAGTGCAAATCATACGGAACCATGGAATTCATCACTGGTCTTAGGGGCTATACCGCTAACTGAACATGGCAAGCTAGATAATTGTAGAATGTTCGGAGATAATAAGACGGTAGTGGAGTGCCAGTCTTGGGTTTATGACACGACATTTTACACGTCGTCTCGTGGCATTGAGTGGGATTTCGTATGCAGTAGGCGATGGATGGGTGCTGCCCCACAAACTGCTTATATGTTTGGAGTTATTGCCGGTTCACTAATCTTTGGTCGACTTTCGGATAAACTTGGAAGAAAAACTGCTTTCGTTTGGTCTGGCGTTCTACAGCTTCTGTTGGGCACGGCCGTCGCTTTTACTACTAACTATTACACGTTTGTAGCAGTTAGGTTCATTTATGGTATTTTTGGATCAGGCTCTTATATAGCTGGATTCGTGTTGACAATGGAAATCGTAGGACCCAGCAAGAGAACAATATGCGGTGTCACATTCCAAATTATGTTTGCCGTTGGGATAATGTTACTCGCCGGTTGGGGATATCTTCTAGACAATAGAttctatttacaaattatttatgccTTGCACGCAGCTGTATTACTTCCTCACTGGCTAATAATGGACGAGTCCCCGAGGTGGCTTTGGTCGCAGGGACGTGCTAAAGAATCCGTAGCTATTATTGAGAAAGCCCTTAAAATGAACGGAGTTACGGAGCCGGTAGACACCGCGGCGTTAGTGTCTCTATGTAAAGCAACTAATGCCAAGTTCGAGGACGAACAGTCGGCTGGAACGGGTGACCTCTTCAAAACACCAAAGATGTTAAGGAAAACGCTAATTATTTGCGCATGTTGGTTTACCAATTCAGTGGTATATTATGGCCTTTCTTTAAACACTGGAAAATTAAATGGAAATcctttctttataatattcttaatgGGCATAGTGGAGTTGCCCGCTTATGTTATCATTACATACTTCTTGGATCGCGTTGGTCATAGAGCCCTTATAAGTGCAATGATGTTGTTGGGCGGAATAGCCTGTTTAGTCATAGTCATACTGCCCCATGGATCTTCTTCGACCACTGGAATCGTGATGgttggaaaattatttatatctggCTCATATTCTATAATCTACAAATATTCAGCAGAACTCTTTCCGACTGTAGTTCGCAGTTCGGGTGTAGGCCTTGGAAGTATGTGCGCCAGCGTGTCTGGGGCTCTCACGCCTCTAATCAATTTGTTAGATACCCTCAATCCCAAAATtccaacaattatttttggatttttggcTTTGCTATCAGGATTTTCCACATTGTTCTTGCCTGAGACGGTCGGTCGTAGTTTGCCCCAGTCAATGGATGATGGTGAAAAGTTTGGTGTTGGAGACACATGCTTCACTAATTGTAGTGGTCGGCCAATGACTGACAGTGTTCCAGATATTCCGGAAGCCATGGTGCCACTTGATTCAACAGGAAAGAAAGAGAaagaataa
- the LOC115445632 gene encoding organic cation transporter protein isoform X2, which produces MESFGNRTRQRTNLTIMDKDRAMEEMMAKLGDFGRYQCFQFILHILAAMTAGMHMLSLVTVAAVPDHRCFLPGIDSANHTEPWNSSLVLGAIPLTEHGKLDNCRMFGDNKTVVECQSWVYDTTFYTSSRGIEWDFVCSRRWMGAAPQTAYMFGVIAGSLIFGRLSDKLGRKTAFVWSGVLQLLLGTAVAFTTNYYTFVAVRFIYGIFGSGSYIAGFVLTMEIVGPSKRTICGVTFQIMFAVGIMLLAGWGYLLDNRFYLQIIYALHAAVLLPHWLIMDESPRWLWSQGRAKESVAIIEKALKMNGVTEPVDTAALVSLCKATNAKFEDEQSAGTGDLFKTPKMLRKTLIICACWFTNSVVYYGLSLNTGKLNGNPFFIIFLMGIVELPAYVIITYFLDRVGHRALISAMMLLGGIACLVIVILPHGSSSTTGIVMVGKLFISGSYSIIYKYSAELFPTVVRSSGVGLGSMCASVSGALTPLINLLDTLNPKIPTIIFGFLALLSGFSTLFLPETVGRSLPQSMDDGEKFGVGDTCFTNCSGRPMTDSVPDIPEAMVPLDSTGKKEKE; this is translated from the exons GGGACTTCGGGCGCTATCAATGTTTCCAGTTCATACTACACATCCTGGCCGCGATGACAGCTGGCATGCACATGTTGTCTCTGGTGACGGTTGCTGCAGTGCCCGATCATAG ATGTTTTCTACCCGGAATAGACAGTGCAAATCATACGGAACCATGGAATTCATCACTGGTCTTAGGGGCTATACCGCTAACTGAACATGGCAAGCTAGATAATTGTAGAATGTTCGGAGATAATAAGACGGTAGTGGAGTGCCAGTCTTGGGTTTATGACACGACATTTTACACGTCGTCTCGTGGCATTGAGTGGGATTTCGTATGCAGTAGGCGATGGATGGGTGCTGCCCCACAAACTGCTTATATGTTTGGAGTTATTGCCGGTTCACTAATCTTTGGTCGACTTTCGGATAAACTTGGAAGAAAAACTGCTTTCGTTTGGTCTGGCGTTCTACAGCTTCTGTTGGGCACGGCCGTCGCTTTTACTACTAACTATTACACGTTTGTAGCAGTTAGGTTCATTTATGGTATTTTTGGATCAGGCTCTTATATAGCTGGATTCGTGTTGACAATGGAAATCGTAGGACCCAGCAAGAGAACAATATGCGGTGTCACATTCCAAATTATGTTTGCCGTTGGGATAATGTTACTCGCCGGTTGGGGATATCTTCTAGACAATAGAttctatttacaaattatttatgccTTGCACGCAGCTGTATTACTTCCTCACTGGCTAATAATGGACGAGTCCCCGAGGTGGCTTTGGTCGCAGGGACGTGCTAAAGAATCCGTAGCTATTATTGAGAAAGCCCTTAAAATGAACGGAGTTACGGAGCCGGTAGACACCGCGGCGTTAGTGTCTCTATGTAAAGCAACTAATGCCAAGTTCGAGGACGAACAGTCGGCTGGAACGGGTGACCTCTTCAAAACACCAAAGATGTTAAGGAAAACGCTAATTATTTGCGCATGTTGGTTTACCAATTCAGTGGTATATTATGGCCTTTCTTTAAACACTGGAAAATTAAATGGAAATcctttctttataatattcttaatgGGCATAGTGGAGTTGCCCGCTTATGTTATCATTACATACTTCTTGGATCGCGTTGGTCATAGAGCCCTTATAAGTGCAATGATGTTGTTGGGCGGAATAGCCTGTTTAGTCATAGTCATACTGCCCCATGGATCTTCTTCGACCACTGGAATCGTGATGgttggaaaattatttatatctggCTCATATTCTATAATCTACAAATATTCAGCAGAACTCTTTCCGACTGTAGTTCGCAGTTCGGGTGTAGGCCTTGGAAGTATGTGCGCCAGCGTGTCTGGGGCTCTCACGCCTCTAATCAATTTGTTAGATACCCTCAATCCCAAAATtccaacaattatttttggatttttggcTTTGCTATCAGGATTTTCCACATTGTTCTTGCCTGAGACGGTCGGTCGTAGTTTGCCCCAGTCAATGGATGATGGTGAAAAGTTTGGTGTTGGAGACACATGCTTCACTAATTGTAGTGGTCGGCCAATGACTGACAGTGTTCCAGATATTCCGGAAGCCATGGTGCCACTTGATTCAACAGGAAAGAAAGAGAaagaataa